GCTGGAGCTTTATTTGGCTGCGGAAGTATGTTTTTAAATACTTCAGATATCTCATCTACACAAGCTTCTGGTAGATTATAATCTGTCTTCACTTTCATCATCCGCGAAGCAAGAGACAACTGAGAAATTCCTTCTACACATCCTTCGTAGAGAGGTTGAGTGGCTGCTTCAAATGCTTCAAAAACACTATCATGATAGGGATCTGCTATGTCCGTCTCTTCTATAGCTTCCGGCATGTAAGCTGGCGCAATGTCTGCGGGTACCTCTGGAATATTCTGGTGGTGATCTTCATAAGCATTCCAAATAGGAGTCTCTAACATTTCTTCTTCACCCGTCGAATGATTCGCCCCGGAACTCTCACCAACATCGTAGAATTTCTCTCCATGACTCGTCCAAACATAATAATTTCCCTTGAAACCGTACAAGAATAGATGTCGTGCGACAACTCTTGCTTCGCGTTGGTTCACATTTTTTCATCGAGCACACGGACACAACAAAGTTTCTCTTTCTTTGTAATCTTCTTGATTACACGCAAATTGAATAAATGCATCAACACCTCCAAGAAATATTTCTGAAACCTGATTACTCTCAGGATCAATCCTTTGATTCATCCATTCTCTAGATTGAAAGTAGAAAGACATTTTGTTCTAAAAATTTGAGAGAAGAACAAAAGTTCTAAATGTTACGGTTATGAAGCATATATATAATACAAAATAGCCACGACATAGCCACGAAAAATTCGTGGCTCCGTTAAAATATCTGCAAACGAATATTTCTCTGCCATAGACCGAATAAAGACTGAAAAAGCATGTATAGCCACGAAACAGCCATGAAACAACCGTGGCTATATCCCATTTCGTCAAACGATTGGACGTAACACTTCCTTTTCGATGTCGGCACAAAAAAACAAAACATTGCCACGTTTTATTAGTGACATACTCTTGGCTATATTCTTTAACCACGAAAATTTCGTAGCGTTCTGTGGCTAAGCCTAGCCACGCTTTGTTTTGTGACTCCATCGTGGCTATTTTAATTTTACCGTGGCTTTTTACGTTTCGTGGCTTTGACGTGGCGTTGTCGTGGCCTCTTTTAAATAACCACGGTTTTTAAGTGGCAATACAGTGGCTATGCGATAGATTTTTACTAGTGTAATAATCCTAATAATCTCTTTGTATTTACTGCATTGATTATTTTGTTTTATATGTATACTTTATCATTATTTTCAACAAATTTTTGCATTTAAAATAATCAACTAATACATATTAAAGCTGGAAAAGTTGAACCAAGTCAAGATATCAGAATCTTAAAACAAAACAAGAAATAAATAATTTTTATTTGGATATTCATTGACGTTCAAACAAATTAGAAGGAAAAAAGAAAAATTATGACAAAAAAAGGAAAAAAAAAGAAATTTAAAGATGAAACAGAATCTGCTTTTTTGAAGCTGAAATAATTAAACCAAAAAATTTTTCCTTAATACTTAGTTACAAATCACTCTATTGTTTTCATTATTTATTGAACATTTTAGGTTATTTTCAAATTTTCATAAGCTTTAAACAGACAACTAATTAAACTTGGTCATTTACAAATTTTCTTCATTGTTTTGTTGTCCAAGATCAGGTATGTCTCGCTTTTTTTCTCTATTGTATATTGTTAACTTACAACTGAGTTTTAAACATGTAATCGATCAAGCAGGTGTCTCTATATCGCAAATCCTTTTGCTTATCTGCGTTTTTAGTAATTAGTAAGTATGGCTTTCAAGCTGAAATCACATGCATATATGTCAGTTATTCTTCTTTAGCTTAACAAAACATTTCCTAACTACTTTTACATGATATATTAATGTGTTTTTATGAAGTCTTTAATCCAAATTCACAATTATAGATATATACACCCTTAGTTTATTTTAATATTTAATGTTTTAGAGGGAAAATATTTTGCTCCAAAATCGATGATGTTTTCAATTTTAATGCAAAAATTATTAGCCTTTATATTATATTATCTTTTGTATTCTGTAATGTGTTTTATCACTGATCGAATTACAATTAGATGAATAATTTGTGATTTTTTTTTTTGTTTAAAATGCAAGATATGTACAATCTTAAAAAATTACCCATTAAAAAAGGATGGAGTATTAGAAATTTAGAACCTTTATCGGATGCTAGAAAAGTTCCATTATATCATTTTCCATTATTTTCAATAAGATTTGTATTTTTGAGAAATAATTTTTTGATAAGCTTTCAAATAAGGCTTTAATAATTATTTTATTAAAAATCACATGATTTCTTACAGCAGCTTACAATAATAATAAAACTTCTTTGAAAATTGTATCGGGACTTAGTACCAGAAAGGAGAGAAAAAAACAAAAACAATGTTTTATGACATTTAGTATTTTGAAATTTAATTTTAATAAAATAGTTAATTTTATTTAAATATATTTTGAAATACCTTTTTATCCTATCTAGGAGTTTTAATTTCAATCCAGGGTTTGGTCCGATTTTGATTCTGTTTGGTTTTTGTTCTTTAGCCGATAAAGTTTTTCTGGATTAATGAAGTCTACTATATCTTGTATAGAATACTCTATCGTCACCCTAGCATGTCTTTTGATGTATTTTAAAATACTCACAAGTTAATCTATGACTAATGCCCAACATACCTCTGTGAAAAAAAACAAGTCATATGGTTCACCAATTCTACTATTAAGATAGCAAATATAAAACTACTTGTATAAATTTATAGACTTAATAACCACGATTTCCTTGGTTTTTCACAAGCTCCATAATTTTTACCCACTGTCTTTCTTCAGTGATTTTGGCACAGTCTACATCTATATTATTAAAAGAGAAGTACTCATTTGAAAATGTTTGTACTTCATTAATTAAATTCCCTATTTTTTAACTTGTCTTTTTCAGTTGCATTTATGAAATATTCTAAAACAAATAAAATAGTCTAATTTATTACTTGTCTTTTTAGTTACATTAATGAAATATGCTTAAATAAATTTAACCTTCTCATTTTATTGTTTGTCTTTTTCAGTTACCTTAATGAAATATTCTTAAATAAATTTGGACATAATGTCATTTAATCAACCAAAAAAACTCATGAGTTATCTTTAGATGCATAATTTTAATAAGGAGATTTTAAAAAACGTGCATCATTAAAATGTTACCTAAAACATGCAGCACTAATATATAACATGCATCAATAAAACTAGAATTTGACTCACACAATTGTACGGATATTATTTTCAGTTGATTAAATTTAAAAATAATTATTTATTCAAAAAATATTTAAGAATGGCTATGTTTTAAAAAATTATATGGTATTAGTTGCTCATAACTCATTTGTCATTTGCTAAATTTATGGTTTTTATTTATATTTTTTATTATTTAATTATAATATTTTCATTTTATATTTGAAAGATAAATGAATTTTCTTTCAAACAATATTTTTTTAAATGTATTTTTGTAAAAATAATCAATTTAAATTGTTATTATCATTGAATATACTTATTTTTGACATAATTTAAGTTTTCGTTTACATCAAAACTTATCATATTTTAGGATAATTTTAATTTAAAATGTAATTTTCATATTTTTCAAACAAATTCAAAAAATATTTTTTAAATATTTTGTTATAATTTTTTTAAAAATATTGAGTTACATTTCAAATAAAAAGGTAAAGATATTAAAATTATTCTTATTAAAATATGTAAAATTTAATATAGTTTTAAAGAAATGGTCAATATAAAAAAATTACACATAAAAAAAATCATGATTTTTGTTAACTGGGTGGATATGATATCGCAAACAAAAGAAAAATTTCTGTTTTTACAATTATCTAATTAACTCTATATACTCATTTTTTAAATATATTTTTATATGATATCACACATTCGTAAAAAAATAGATAGTTTAAGATGCAAAAAAATATTTACTTAATAGATATAATATGAACGAATATTACAAATACATCATTTAATAAAATAAATAATTAAAAACTGAAAATTCATATCCGCGCGCTATATCCGGTTCAGGTTCAGGTTCTAGTTTGGGATTAAAATACAGTTTACGTTTGAAAAAATAATAAATCAATATAAATATGCATTTAAAGCACATAAGTTACACACATACCCTTTTTTTTTCCACCACGCGTAGACTTGCTCTTGCGTTTTTGGATGCAAACATTTGACGATAGGAATATCCGATTCCGGTTTGGTTGCGAATATCTTCAACGAAATAAGGAGTGTACTCAAGAATGACGAATGGAAATTTTTATAACATTTCGTAAATATGTCAACGTTTATCAGTTCGAGAAGATATTAGCAACTAAACCGGAATCAGATATTACTATCATCAAATGTTAGCATAAGAAAATACAAGAGCCAAGAGTCTACGTCTGGTGGAGAAAAAAAGAAGGTATGTGTCTAACTTATGTACTTTAAATGCATATCTATATTGATTTATTATTTTTTAAACGTTAATTGTATTTCAATCCCAAACTTAGACTGTCCAACATCACTGAAGAAAGATCAATAGGTAAAAACTATGAGACGTGTGAAAACCAAGGAAATCATGGTAATTAAGTCTATAAACTTATACAACTAGTTTTCTATTATTTATTCTATATTGTAAAATTGGTTAAACCTTTGTATTATTTTTTCACGGAGGTATATATATATATATATGTTGGGCTCTGGCCGCAGCTGAATTTTTGAGTGTTGTAAGATACAACAAAAGATATGATAGGGTGAAGATGTAGTATTCTATACAAGATATAGTGGACTTTACTAATCCGGAAGAACGCTCTTGGCTAAAAAAGGATACCAAGCACTATTGCTATCCATGGTATACATTTAGGGATAGAGTATGTGAAGAAATTTGCGGTTCAACGAGAGGAAGATCGACCATTTCAGGTCGACTGGTGTACCAAAAATGTAGCTCCACGCCTCCACATGATCCCTTATCAAAACTTGGTTACATAAGTAAGGTGATACAAGTTCTTTGTCTAAATGTGTTGTTCATTGTTTCAACTTCTTGTAACTATAATTATTGTCTTCATTGTAGATCATTTATTAAGACAAAGGTTGTGCAACTTAAAAGGGAAACCTATGCGTTGGTGTAAAAAAGAAAAAAGGGAGATTATGTGATGTCTCTCTATTAATTTTGTATAATTTGGATGATAATGATGATAACAAGTGATATTTATTACACACTAAGTTATAATAAAATAATATTTGACACAAGTTCAAAATAGCAAAGTTCAAACATATCACAACTTTAATATCACATAAATTCAGAAAATACATAAGTTTAAGCATTTGACATCCAAATTTTAACAAAATATTTATGCAACAAAATTATATAGTAATCTTTTGTAACTGAGCCAATCTGTAAAATTGACATTAAAGCACATCAGCAAAACATAAAACATCATCTTAAAAAAAAGTTATCAAAGAAAAGCCTGTTCTCATTAGCTAGACATATAAATAAACAAGAATATTGTTAACCTCATCATTATATACAATAAATTTATAAAATTCATTCAAGAGTTCAAAAATTGATAAATATACATGAACGAACAAAAAATCTTCAAATTTCATTTTTAATTTGGATAAAATATAAATTTATTGAAATTAGCAAAGAATACTTCTTGAGAAGTCTACTCAATTAGTAGAATTCTTGAGAATTCATCATTTATAAATTATTGAGTTACTTTTGTAATTGGATAAATTTTTGATTTTACCAGAGAAGACATTTACTATCAGAATCAGGTTCATTTTGCAATTGAACAAAATTTTACAGAAATTAACTTTTTAATAAAAGATTTTTAGAGAAGTTTGTTGTGAGTAAACTTCCGGAGAAATCTTCTTATTGTCACATGAAGTCTTCAAAGTGTCGCAAGAAGTTTTCAAAGTGTCGCAAACGTATCTTAATTTTCAATTGATCATGTTTGACTTTATAAGAGAAATATTTGTTAGAGGTCTTATATGGCAAGACTTTTTTGATTAAAATCTCGGAATAAAAATAAAGTATACTTATGGAAACGTCTCTTATGAGAAAACTACTCCAGAAGTATGCTAAATAATTAATTTTAAAATTAAATATTTTATTATTTTTATCAATTGTAAAACTGATCTTAAAAGACTTTTTGCAATATTTTAGTGACTTTATGTGACATTTAGAAGACTTCTCAATAATTCTACTCACATTAGACTTTTTTAGAAGTTTTCCATAAAAAGTCAAATTTCTTAAAAAAATTTGGTCAATTACAAAATTAATCTCGCTTTTTGGAAACTTCTCGAGAAGTCTATTTAATTTTTTTTTTGTTACAAAGAAAAGCTTGTAGACTTCTAGAAAAGTCTTCTATGAAAATTTCTTAAAATAGTCAATTGCAAAACCAACTTATGTATTGACCATAAGACTTCCCAAAAAACTTCTCTAGATATGTTTTTCAGTTTTGCAATTGACCAAAAAATAATAAAACATTTAATTTTATAGTTTATCAATTAGCAAACTTCTTAAAAACTCACAATTTTTTTTTCAAATATGTTTCCAGTAGAAATCATACCTAGATCCAGTGAGAGTTCATGCTTAGTTTCTCCAAACACCCAAGATTTCCTAATGAAAGATACACACTCGTTATTGACCAAAACTCACTAAACTCGGGCAACTTTAATGAAAATATAATCTTGAAATCCAAAATTTTGAGTTTTAAAAATGAAATAAGAGACAATTTGCAAGATAAATGATTTATGTATGTAATTAAAAGATGAATAAATTGATTTCTAACACATTTAAAACTTGTTTTTGGTTGTTAATGGTAGTTGGTGATATTGAAGACAATTGTAAATAAGTGATGAAGATGAAGATGTTTAAGTATGATGCGAAAAAGATAGGTAGTAGCATTTTGCGTGAATTAGTTAAACTTTTAGGATGAATTATAGCAAGAAAAATATTATAATATAGGGTTAATTTTGTGTTTAAACATAAATTTTAGGATATTTTTAAAGAACCAGAAAAAATGTCAAAGGAACGTTCGGAGGTTGGAGTGACAACAATCTCAACTTCATTACTATTGCTTGTGTTTGCTATGGGAATATATCCTACCTTCAAAGTATAAGTCCAGGTTTAATGTTACATACTTACAACGAACCATCGTCGTTCTTTTGATATTTAGTATGTAATAATATGTAAAATTAATCCTTAAAACCGATCGTAAGTCTTGCTTATCCTTACTTACTTTTTATGCATAACTAGATAAACTCTAAATCCATTTAAGCAAACTAAAACCTGGAAAATGATAAAAACAAATCTAAAAAAAAACAACTTAAACATAAAAATGTTAAATCAAACAGGAATGGGCAAAGCTTGAACCCATCCACCACTGTTAATGAAGTCGAGATTAATCAAACTTTGAACACTGAATCCACTCAGCTTCTTAACCCAGCTCACACGTCTCCCCGTATTTGATCCACTCCCATAGCATCCAATCTCTGCAAACGTCAGCTGAGATACATGGCCCCTAAAGTGCCATGAGTCCCAACCTTGGGGAACAACCACGTCGGTCAGGTCTGTGTTGTAAAAGATCACTCGAGCGTAACTGCGCCACGGTCTGCCCAAGAAAGCCTTCCCCGATCCGTAAACGAGGCTGTCCGTGAACACAAATCCGCTAGCGTCATACGGGTTGATCCGTCCTTGAGCCGTTATGTAACCAGCTACCCCCGGTTTTAGCGTCGCTCCTAGCACGTTTATCACGCATTTCTAAAACCCACCAATCACACAATTTTATTTAATAAAAATAAACAAAAGATCGCGGTTACTTAGGAGTTAGGACTACTATGTGTATTCATTCAAAAATATATACTATGTGATTATTAGTTTTTTACCTTTTCGTTGTTTGGATATAGATATGTAAACATTGTTTAATTGTAGTTATCAATTTGATTTATCTAGATTTAATATATCTGCTATACACGGATCTTTTACTGGTATTATTAAAACTAAAAAATATAATAAAACTCACAAGGTTATGTGAATAGTCAGAATGTAACGAACCTTGTAAATAGATTGGCCGTTACCAAATATGAAATCAACGGCGCCTTGGATAGTGCAGCGGTGGAAGAAGTGTCGGCCATCAGCATCCCACAAGGTGTCTTGAACTCCAGAAAACCCTACCGAGTAAAAAGCACATTTATCACCGTTGATCAACGCCGCCACGGCAGGGATCCTAGGGTTTCTGTTCACTTTCCCTTTATTCGGGAAATTGTACGTATTCTGTAAATAATGCAAAAAGGAAAAAAAGAACAGTCATCTACAGTAAAAAAATCAAATAAATAGAAGAAAAAGACAGAAGAAAAAAACAAAAGTCACCGTACCACGAATGTCAGGCTTTTAATGACGGTGTTATCGGCGACAGTAGCAAAGGTAGGGCTTTGTGCAACCGAGTCATGATCGTCCCATTCAACTCTAGTGTTCCTCTTTCCAGCTCCAACTATTACTATGAACGGTTTATCATAGGGTATCTTTATTTTCTCCCTACAGCATAACATTAATCGTTACTAAGCTCTCTTTTTTTTGCATATATGTCAAGTTAGTTACATGTGGCTATACTGACCTGTAAAGGCCGGCTGCAACGTTGATGAAGAACCAATGGCGGTTGTTGACTGGGACCGAATCAATAGCCTTTTGTATTTTCGTGAAATTTGAATGACCCGATTGATCTACGAACACTTGTTGGTGGTACGCTTCGATGATATGTTGTAAGCAAAAACAACAGAAAAGAGCGATGAAAAGTCGACGATTTCCCATTAGATGATGTCAAAACGTAATAGACTGTGGAGTAGGGCGAAAGACAAATGAGAATAGTGGAGGTTAATGTATTATTTAATAAAGGCTCTGCGATTAATGCTTTTTATTTTGTTAAATATTTTGATCAAGATTTATTATTTTGTTTCCTTTTGATTATGTATGGAATCAAAGTTTGAATTTACATGAAACTGGCAAGTTTAGCTTTGTTTTGCGATTTGGTGATCAATTTTACTTTGTGTGAGATGCCATAAACCAAAAAAAAAGGAAGTTGTGATCTTTGTGATTGTGGCAACTATAAAGTTTGTGGTCGAGACTTTGTATTTATTGGAAAATTATTACATAAATATAGTATTGAATTTTGTGTAGTAGAAACTACATTAGATTAACAGAAAATTACACACATGAAATCAGGAATTAGTCTTACACAAGATATTTGACAGAAATTTGGAGAATATTTGTTAAATCTACAAAATTTAAAAAAATCTGTCAATTTTTAAAATAACTAAACTCTTTCCAAATTCTAGTTCCAATAACTAGGCATGGGCATTCGGGGTCCCAATCGGATTTCGGTTTAGTCCAATCGGGTTTCGGTTTTTCGGGTTTATCAAAATCAGCCTCATTCGGGTTATATGAAAATTCGGTTCGGGTTCTATTGGGTTCGAGTCGGGGTTAGTAAATCTTCAAAGAACCGGTACAACCCAATGTACTTTCGGGTTTGGGTCTCAATCGGTTCTTCGGTTTAAATGTACCTGATTTATATCTATTTTGTAATAAAAAAATAAGTAAAATAGGTTCTTCGGTTTTAAAATACTTGATTTGTACCTATTTTGTAACCAAAATATAAATAAAACCGGTTCAAAAAAAAGAAAGGAACATCAAATGGGATCATTCAAAATCAAATGAAAGTTACACATAGTTATTGATCGAAAGAAAACCAAATAAATGAAAGCATAAAACGAAAACCAAGTTCTCATGAAATAAAAACATTATTCAATGAAAACAAAACCAAAATCTAAAAACTTCAACCTTCAACCGCCACATTCAACCATCAATTTTCGTATAATAGATAATTATTTTAGATGTTTAATATATTTTGAATACATATTAGGAATTGAGATCATGTTTGGTACAAGTTATTTTTGGGAATTTTGAATATTTCGGATTCTATCGGATATCCATTTAGGTTCGGTGGGTTCGGTTCGGATAATACCCATAACCCGAAATACCATAAAACAAGATTCATTCGGTATTTATGCCGGATTAGGATTCATTTTTATCGGATCAGATTCGGTTTATTTGCCCAGCCCTACCAACAACCCCCTAATAGAACAAAAAGGAAGTTGTAATCGTTGTACTGCGGTAACTGTAAAACTAGTGATCGACACTTTACATTCACTTTGGAAATTATTATAAGAGTTTTTAGTAATTAAACCTCTCATCTAAAAATGAATTTTAAAAATACCCTCAACTAAAAATCCTGTGAAATAAACTCTCAACTTTAATTCCGCTAAAACGTGGCGGAGGTTGACATACGTTAACAGTTTATAAGTTGATGATTTATAATGTTGAAAATTTAGTTGAGGTTTTTCTTTATGATATAAAAATAGTTGAGGGGTTTTATCACTAAAAGTAATTAAATGTTTTAAAACATTTATTATCATTTATAAATTATTTTAGATTGATTTATAAATTTAAAACTAATTTATAAATTTTAATACATTAATTTATACATCCTAATTTAATAATTTTCAACACTACTTACAGCTTAATATAACTTCAAATATTAAATTATTTGATGTTTGGCAATAGTGATATAAGAAAATTTGTGTTTTTATAACGTCATTGTTAAATATCAAATAATTTAAATTTGCTAAGTTATATTAAGTCTTAAGTCGTGCTGAGGATAATTCATCCATGAAGTCAATCTTTCTATTTAGAGTATGAAGCATTTTTTTCTAGTTTCATGATTTCCGTCTTCTGGCTCATACTTTCCCCTAAATATAATGCATGATTATTTTTATTTTCATTGATTTATGAACCAATACGTTATATTTTTTTTTCTTGATTAATAAAATAATATATTTGATATTTTATTTTTGATTTATTGTATTACTTTATGTTTCAGTAGTATCACGAATAATGTTAGATTATTTTATCCTAACAAGTAGCAGAAATTGTAAACACTTATAAAATCATTGTGAAACCGTATTAATCATATGTAAAAGTATTAAAATATTTATGAAGCTTTATAAATCGTTATAAAGTAACGTATTAATATTTATAAATTAGTTTTAAAGGTTTATATCAATCTAAAACAATGTATAAATGATAATAAAGATTTCAAAACATTTAATGACTTTTAGTGATAAAACCCCTTAATTATTTTTGAATTGTAAAAAACCCCATCAACTTAAGTTTTCAACAATATAAACCCTCAACTTATAAACAACGTATGTCACCTTCCGTCATGGTTTTTTAGACGGAGAGTAACATACGTTAATGGAATTAAAGTCGAGGGTTTCTTTCACATGATGTTTAGTTAAGATTTTTTTTACGATTCATCTTTAGTTGAGGGGTTTAATTACTAAAAATAACAATGATTTTTCTAAAAGAGATTACATCAGATTACTAGGAGTTTTGGAATTAGCCATACACTAGTAGGCAACTCTACCCAATTCTTTTACTCATTCGGTTCAAGAAAAGATAATATATATATTATATCTTGGGGATCTCTAAGTTAGGTGCTATATTATCACACCGAGGACTACTTGAATGCCTCTAAGGCTCTAAGAGTAAGGTTTCCGCCTTTGTAAAAGAACCGTTATAAGATCGGATAAATGGTTGATCGGCTAAGTGTCTCTACTAAGGTTGTTGAAAACGTTTTTATCGAACCATGTGAACAACTTTGCCTCATATTTTAGATATCAAGTTATCGACTACCCAAAACAGTAACCCTGAATCTTATGAGTACGGTGATGAGGTTATGGTGGAGTTCGAGAGGCCAACGAAACGACTTCAACATATGTCCACAATACAAAACATAGTCTTGTCGATGCATCATTTCATTAGTACGTGTGAGACAGATAAGTTTCTCAGAGAAACTGCATATGTGAGATATCATTTCATTAATACATATGTTAACAAGTTTGCCTCATATGTGAGTTATCAAGTTGTAGACTACCCAAAACATTAACCATAAAGCTGTACGATGAGGTTATGGTGGAGTTCAAGAGGCAACCAAAACTACTTGAACATATATGTCCTCAATACAATACTTAGTCTGATCGATGCATCATGTCATTAGTTCGTGTAAGACAGATAAGCTACTTGAAAATAAGTGAATATTTAAATTAGTGTATGTTACCCATTCCGCTCTGACGGAGTCCAAACATTTGAAACTTTAATTTTCATCACTTCTTCCTTCCAACTTTCTTGTGTTCTTCATTTCTGTTTCTTTCTTAGAATTTGATTTTTCATCCCGACTGCTAAGTTATTACTTCCGACAGAGGTAAGACCTGAAAGAAACAGCCTGGTATGAGTAGCCCCGAGTAAAAATCATCGACAAAACAGATCAATGATTTTTTTGGATAAATCAAATATATATTTAAAAAGACGATTTGATTACTCTTTATGGCACATTTTGAGTTTCATTTACACTTATAGACACTTTCCACATGCACTGGTGTCAATTGGTTTTCTGGACAATAATGTCCTTTCATTTGGGAAGTATAGGATATTTTGTTTTTTATTATTTTATGTTACCATTTTTCTTATTTCACTTTATGTTTTCATTTACTTTTATCTCAAATTTTAAAATATATTAAACAAAAATAGTTGTCTTAATAAATTATATATAATTTTTTTTATCTTTAAGACCTATTTTTTGATATATATATATATATATATATATATATTATCATGTAAAGAAAATTAAATGTGGATGTGGACACCAAAGCGTGGATAATAGAATTATAAATTAGTCGTGGACATGGACATCTTAACACGAAGGTCATTGGTTAATTACCTATAAAAACTTGTTCTTCGTCATAGTCTCCGGAAAGTAGAAGCTCACGTAACCACATTTCTATCATTACTCCTACGGTCACCGGCATCGCCGACGCCACCACCACGATCGAGTTCTGGTTCCAACTCGCTAAAGGTTTCATCTTTCGATCTCTGTACACCAATCTGCTGGAGACTTCCCCCGTGACCACATCTGATCCAACGCAATTAGCTCTCGATCTCCGATAAGACATCTCTGATCGAGCTCTAATGGATAAGACA
The DNA window shown above is from Brassica oleracea var. oleracea cultivar TO1000 chromosome C3, BOL, whole genome shotgun sequence and carries:
- the LOC106334183 gene encoding probable pectinesterase 29; amino-acid sequence: MGNRRLFIALFCCFCLQHIIEAYHQQVFVDQSGHSNFTKIQKAIDSVPVNNRHWFFINVAAGLYREKIKIPYDKPFIVIVGAGKRNTRVEWDDHDSVAQSPTFATVADNTVIKSLTFVNTYNFPNKGKVNRNPRIPAVAALINGDKCAFYSVGFSGVQDTLWDADGRHFFHRCTIQGAVDFIFGNGQSIYKKCVINVLGATLKPGVAGYITAQGRINPYDASGFVFTDSLVYGSGKAFLGRPWRSYARVIFYNTDLTDVVVPQGWDSWHFRGHVSQLTFAEIGCYGSGSNTGRRVSWVKKLSGFSVQSLINLDFINSGGWVQALPIPV